A window of the Gossypium hirsutum isolate 1008001.06 chromosome A05, Gossypium_hirsutum_v2.1, whole genome shotgun sequence genome harbors these coding sequences:
- the LOC107958065 gene encoding uncharacterized protein: MPPREEFPTKGLEGAPSNDIGWHFGTLVPNARGSIVCKLCGKVVKGGITRLKEHIAHKTGNVAPCPNVTGVIRESMMNVLKESNTKKIDKKRRKDEFLSQLIEEEDEHEGFIDEVSAIRQATRESIQSQHEWHRREEFRRSTGGWDNIYEEGRSSHGSAREHNRERTSKSILGESEFTLRGAIPELVRSKSSKQPKVNDSFLKSFRRKIGEAVSKFIIYERLPFQLASSPWLYNLIQVATEVGQGVKLPTPYEVSDVYLESEYQRVHDWVNVLKTHWKELGATLMCDGWTNSLNQMHIINFLVYCSKGTIFWKSVDVSSVRSRDAEFYYRLLDSVVEEIGENYIVQIVTDNEAAMKAAGKKLMLKRQHLYWTSCAAHCLDLCLEDIGKKPSVAKVLDEVKKVTCFIYNHIWTVDLMKKYTQGKQILRPALTRFATHFIQLEEITRQKQGLREMFNSKEFKESKWGKQKSGPAYEAKKIVLGKDFWKKANDLIKVYEPLVRVLRLVDSDEKPTMGFIYEAVDRAKRAIQQNCRYFTEYEKIIDNRWNFMHSDLHSAGYFLNPQFQFGVEHSENVLIETLEGTRSVIERLEPSMDTQVRMLLLFRDKHETFGTPQAQRAWKQMNPDVDPLSEWLHEKENPLLDGENAGVLPVDTSDDEMDVDQSQQQILSHSSSSSTPSQSGDGPDGGGLSPIDEDDGYSGDRGEIRSSSQYGGEYGGGTTGGHFRDRSEFDGNMFLEPRRDRSEPRAPSKGKGKKHTSIGSSSGSGRRSSSSNLGYSDSSTSTQGFYPPEQPSHGYPQPYGYYPPFPNYGQENQVKNAPK, translated from the exons atgccACCACGTGAAGAGTTCCCGACTAAAGGATTGGAGGGTGCACCAAGTAATGATATAGGTTGGCACTTTGGAACTCTAGTGCCAAATGCGAGAGGAAGTATCGTATGTAAACTTTGTGGTAAAGTTGTGAAAGGAGGAATAACACGACTtaaagagcacattgctcataaaaccggcaatgttgcaccatgccctaatgttactg gtGTCATTAGAGAAAGTATGATGAATGTACTAAAAGAAAGCAACacaaagaaaatagacaaaaagaggagaaaagatgAATTCTTATCTCAATTAATAGAAGAGGAGGATGAGCATGAGGGATTCATTGATGAGGTTTCTGCTATAAGGCAAGCAACTCGAGAAAGTATCCAATCACAACACGAGTGGCATAGAAGGGAAGAATTCAGACGAAGTACTGGTGGTTGGGATAACATTTATGAAGAAGGGCGATCTTCTCATGGATCAGCTAGAGAACATAATAGAGAAAGAACAAGTAAATCTATTCTAGGTGAGTCTGAGTTTACCTTAAGGGGAGCTATACCTGAATTGGTTAGAAGCAAAAGTTCAAAGCAACCAAAGGTCAATGActcttttttaaagagttttcgaaggaagataggtgaagcggtatctaaatttataatatatgaaagacttccttttcaattagcaagctctccatggttgtataacttaattcaagtggCAACAGAAGTTGGACAAGGTGTAAAGCTCCCAACACCTTATGAGGTTTCAGATGTGTATTTGGAGTCAGAGTATCAACGAGTTCATGATTGGGTAAATGTACTAAAGACTCATTGGAAAGAATTGGGTGCAACTCTAATGTGTGATGGTTGGACCAACAGTTTGAATCAAATGCACATCATTAATTTCCTTGTTTATTGCAGTAAAGGAACCATTTTTTGGAAATCGGTAGATGTCTCAAGTGTCCGTAGTAGAGATGCTGAATTCTACTACCGTTTGTTAGATTCAGTTGTAgaagaaattggagaaaattacatTGTCCAAATAGTGACTGATAATGAGGCAGCAATGAAAGCTGCTGGAAAAAAGTTAATGTTGAAAAGACAACATCTATATTGGACCTCATGTGCAGCTCACTGTTTAGATTTATGCCTTGAAGATATTGGGAAAAAGCCCAGTGTAGCAAAAGTGTTAGATGAGGTAAAGAAAGTGACTTGCTTTATATACAATCACATTTGGACTGTTGATTTGATGAAGAAGTATACACAAGGGAAACAAATACTTCGACCCGCTCTTACTCGATTTGcaactcatttcattcaacttgaagagataacaagacaaaagcaaggtttgagagaaatgtttaattcaaag gaatttaaagaatcaaaatgggGAAAGCAAAAGTCAGGGCCTGCTTATGaagccaaaaaaattgttttgggaaaagatttttggaaaaaagCCAATGACCTCATAAAAGTTTATGAGCCCTTAGTAAGAGTATTGAGACTTGTGGATAGCGATGAAAAACCAACGATGGGCTTTATTTATGAGGCTGTTGATAGGGCTAAACGAGCAATTCAACAAAATTGTCGATATTTCACAGAGTATGAAAAGATTATTGAcaatagatggaattttatgcATTCCGACTTGCATTCAGCTG gttattttctcaACCCTCAATTTCAATTTGGGGTGGAGCATTCTGAGAATGTATTAATAGAAACATTAGAAGGTACACGATcagtaattgaaagattagaacCTTCTATGGATACTCAAGTCAGAATG TTGTTATTATTTAGAGATAAACATGAGACATTCGGTACTCCACAAGCACAAAGAGCTTGGAAGCAAATGAATCCGG ATGTTGATCCACTATCAGAATGGCTTCATGAGAAAGAGAATCCATTGTTAGATGGTGAAAATGCCGGTGTGTTGCCTGTGGATACCTCTGAtgatgaaatggatgttgatCAATCGCAACAACAAATTTTGTCTCATTCAAGTTCTAGTTCAACTCCAAGTCAGAGTGGCGATGGACCCGATGGTGGTGGTTTAAGTCCAATTGATGAGGATGACGGATATAGTGGTGATAGAGGTGAAATTAGGTCTTCTAGTCAGTATGGAGGAGAATATGGGGGTGGTACCACTGGTGGACATTTTCGTGACAGATCAGAGTTTGATGGAAATATGTTTCTTGAACCTAGGAGAGATAGAAGTGAACCTAGAGCTCCATCAAAGGGAAAAGGCAAGAAGCATACTTCTATAGGCTCTTCATCTGGTAGTGGTAGGAGATCGAGTTCTAGTAACCTTGGGTATAGTGATTCATCTACTAGCACTCAAGGTTTTTATCCACCAGAACAACCTTCACATGGTTATCCACAACCATATGgttattatccaccatttcctaATTATG GCCAAGAGAATCAAGTCAAGAACGCTCCCAAATGA